In Streptomyces zhihengii, a single genomic region encodes these proteins:
- a CDS encoding aromatic ring-hydroxylating dioxygenase subunit alpha: MTRFPFDAWYAVAHSEEVGRSPVGRIAHGAGIVLYRTSGGGVVALADRCAHRPYPLSLGRVEGDLIVSSYSGFAYGPDGRVVSVPTQQQVPVGAAVRAYPSVEYAGLLWVWTGNPGLAERRPLTALPWLTEPGWTTFGADWETAASGGLLQDNFADITHVPHLHPVLSPPVLRRTPPRLHVEVSEQQVRFWRDFPAAHLQTWQSEATGLSAEAEFEQHEEGLFASPGLWTDRWDVLTSHGPKTMHFTHAITPVDDRRTQHFWTVSRNFALDRETTGILRPLLEGYYRTVKEALEVMQTLIDREGPAKEVSVRADAAMLEVRRVMRRLLKEDTTR; the protein is encoded by the coding sequence GTGACCCGTTTCCCGTTCGACGCCTGGTACGCGGTTGCACACTCGGAGGAGGTCGGCAGGTCACCGGTGGGCCGGATCGCCCACGGGGCAGGCATCGTGCTCTACCGCACGTCGGGGGGCGGCGTCGTCGCGCTCGCCGACCGGTGTGCGCACCGGCCGTACCCCCTCAGCCTCGGCAGAGTCGAGGGCGACCTGATCGTCTCCTCCTACTCCGGCTTCGCCTACGGCCCCGACGGGCGCGTTGTCTCGGTGCCGACGCAGCAGCAGGTGCCTGTCGGCGCCGCCGTACGCGCCTACCCGTCCGTGGAGTACGCCGGCCTGCTGTGGGTCTGGACCGGCAATCCAGGTCTCGCGGAGCGGCGCCCGCTCACGGCCCTGCCGTGGCTGACCGAGCCGGGCTGGACGACTTTTGGCGCCGACTGGGAGACCGCTGCTTCCGGCGGCCTGCTCCAGGACAATTTCGCTGACATCACGCACGTGCCCCATCTGCACCCGGTGCTCTCGCCGCCGGTGCTGCGGCGCACACCGCCCAGGCTCCATGTCGAGGTGAGCGAGCAACAAGTGCGCTTCTGGCGTGACTTCCCCGCTGCACACTTGCAGACCTGGCAGAGCGAAGCCACCGGCCTGTCCGCCGAGGCCGAGTTCGAACAACATGAGGAGGGCCTTTTCGCCAGCCCCGGCCTGTGGACGGACCGCTGGGACGTGCTGACCTCTCACGGCCCCAAGACCATGCACTTCACGCATGCGATCACGCCCGTCGACGACCGTCGTACACAACACTTCTGGACGGTCAGCCGCAATTTCGCTTTGGACCGCGAAACCACCGGCATTCTGCGGCCGCTGCTCGAGGGCTACTACCGCACAGTCAAGGAAGCTCTCGAAGTGATGCAGACGCTCATCGACCGCGAAGGCCCTGCCAAAGAGGTAAGTGTGCGCGCCGATGCCGCCATGCTGGAGGTGCGACGGGTCATGCGCCGGCTCCTCAAGGAAGACACGACGCGATGA
- a CDS encoding APC family permease, whose translation MSQSQADATAEPAKSSGSSLTKNAIGVFGICFFVIAAAAPIAGMTGLVPSILVIGNGAAAPGTFLVAGLIFALFSVGYAAMSNHVVHTGAFFAYIGRGLGIRWGVSSAFVTVMSYCLVQTAVYGYLGAILAGTFPSSVPWWAWSLIAVALVQVLGLLHVEFGAKLLGLLLVLEVGSMVLTAIAVFARGGGPDGIDMGASFSPSAIMNGAPGIAFAFAFAGFIGFEATAIYGEESRNPRRTVPRATYLAVGIITGLFAVVSFGMVSGIGHAHVADETLRLTTVDNVPLADPSQVLFHIADVYVGSWLPELMKWLLISSAFACVLAFHNSATRYFFAMGRAQLLPQAFGRANGRGVPANASFLQTAVAVLVIAAFALLGLDPVINLFYWFAITAIVALTFVQAIVSIAVIVYFRRTGEDSRTWNVLIAPALSLVAMIWILYLLLSRFGLISGTAGTSLAAWHMSATGWALALSPLIVFVAAMLYSTITAKRRPSDEMLREFVS comes from the coding sequence ATGAGCCAGTCACAGGCCGACGCAACAGCGGAACCCGCGAAGTCGTCCGGCTCCTCGCTCACCAAGAATGCCATCGGGGTCTTCGGAATCTGCTTCTTCGTCATCGCAGCCGCCGCGCCGATCGCGGGCATGACGGGGCTGGTACCCAGCATCCTCGTGATCGGCAACGGCGCCGCCGCCCCAGGGACATTCCTCGTCGCCGGCCTGATATTCGCCCTGTTCTCCGTCGGATACGCCGCTATGAGCAATCACGTGGTGCACACTGGCGCCTTCTTCGCCTACATCGGACGAGGCCTGGGCATCCGATGGGGCGTGTCGTCCGCCTTCGTCACCGTGATGTCCTACTGCCTTGTACAGACCGCCGTGTACGGCTACCTGGGCGCCATCCTCGCCGGGACGTTCCCCTCGTCCGTGCCATGGTGGGCGTGGTCCCTGATCGCGGTAGCCCTTGTCCAGGTACTCGGCCTCCTACACGTCGAATTCGGAGCCAAGCTCCTCGGGCTCCTCCTGGTCCTCGAAGTCGGCTCCATGGTGCTCACCGCAATCGCGGTCTTCGCCCGAGGCGGCGGCCCCGACGGCATCGACATGGGCGCATCGTTCAGTCCATCGGCGATCATGAACGGCGCACCCGGCATCGCCTTCGCCTTCGCGTTCGCCGGCTTCATCGGCTTCGAGGCAACCGCCATCTACGGCGAAGAGTCACGGAACCCCAGACGCACCGTTCCACGAGCCACCTACCTCGCCGTCGGCATCATCACGGGACTCTTCGCGGTCGTGTCGTTCGGCATGGTGAGCGGAATCGGGCACGCCCACGTGGCCGACGAGACTCTGCGGCTGACCACGGTCGACAACGTCCCCCTCGCCGACCCCTCGCAGGTGCTCTTCCACATAGCTGACGTATACGTCGGCTCATGGCTGCCCGAACTGATGAAGTGGCTGCTGATCAGCAGCGCCTTCGCATGCGTCCTCGCCTTCCACAACTCCGCCACACGCTACTTCTTCGCGATGGGACGCGCCCAGCTGCTGCCGCAGGCCTTCGGCCGGGCCAACGGCCGCGGAGTCCCGGCCAACGCATCGTTCCTCCAGACAGCGGTGGCCGTCCTCGTGATCGCGGCCTTCGCCCTGCTCGGGCTGGACCCGGTCATCAACCTCTTCTACTGGTTCGCGATCACCGCGATCGTGGCGCTCACCTTCGTACAGGCCATTGTGAGCATCGCCGTCATCGTCTACTTCAGGCGGACCGGCGAAGACTCCCGGACGTGGAACGTGCTCATCGCCCCCGCCCTGAGCCTGGTCGCCATGATCTGGATCCTCTACCTGCTGCTGAGCCGGTTCGGACTCATCAGCGGCACGGCCGGCACCAGCCTGGCGGCATGGCATATGTCGGCCACCGGCTGGGCACTCGCGCTGTCCCCGCTGATCGTGTTCGTCGCCGCCATGCTCTACAGCACTATCACTGCCAAACGGCGCCCCAGCGACGAGATGCTGAGGGAGTTCGTGAGCTGA
- a CDS encoding NAD-dependent succinate-semialdehyde dehydrogenase, with the protein MSDYRIVNPATGESEAPHPQASAEDIESALASATDAFHAWRRTSIAERQDLLRRLAYLHEERAPELAAVMAREMGKPVRSGRGEIGLCAEIFRYYADHAEEFLADEVLPQQDGSTALLRTAPLGPLLGIMPWNYPYYQVARFAAPNLLLGNVILLKHAPQCPESALRMAAMFADAGLLSGGYTNLFVDNDQAARIIADPRVQGVSLTGSERAGASVAEVAGRHVKKVVLELGGSDPFIVLDTDDLEGLVAEAIVGRMGNCGQACNAAKRFVVLAEVYDAFVERFAEGVAAIRVGDPLDEGTTMGPLSSFAARDEVAAQVDDALAKGAVAMAGGGIVPGPGAYFQPTVLTGVGPGMRAWGEEIFGPVAVVHKVADTAEAIRVANDSPYGLSASVHTTDPDRALELVDLLDAGMVYINESPSTAADLPFGGVKRSGYGRELGRLGILEFANRKLIKLRK; encoded by the coding sequence ATGAGCGACTACAGAATCGTCAATCCCGCGACCGGCGAGAGCGAGGCGCCGCATCCGCAGGCGAGCGCCGAGGACATCGAGTCCGCTCTCGCCTCGGCAACGGACGCATTCCACGCCTGGCGCCGCACCTCGATCGCCGAACGCCAGGATTTGCTGCGCCGGTTGGCGTACCTGCACGAGGAGCGGGCGCCGGAGCTGGCAGCTGTCATGGCCAGAGAGATGGGCAAGCCAGTGCGTTCCGGCCGCGGCGAGATCGGTCTGTGTGCCGAGATCTTCCGCTATTACGCGGATCACGCAGAGGAGTTCCTTGCAGACGAGGTCCTCCCGCAGCAGGACGGCTCCACGGCCCTTCTCCGCACGGCTCCGCTAGGGCCCCTTCTGGGCATCATGCCGTGGAACTACCCCTACTATCAGGTGGCCCGTTTTGCGGCGCCGAACCTGCTCCTCGGCAACGTCATCCTCCTCAAGCACGCCCCTCAGTGCCCCGAGTCGGCACTGAGGATGGCGGCCATGTTCGCCGACGCGGGCCTGTTGTCCGGCGGCTACACCAACCTGTTTGTGGACAATGACCAGGCCGCGAGGATCATTGCTGATCCTCGCGTTCAGGGGGTGTCGCTGACCGGATCGGAGCGCGCCGGCGCCAGCGTCGCCGAGGTGGCGGGACGCCATGTGAAAAAGGTCGTGCTCGAGCTCGGGGGATCGGACCCCTTCATCGTCTTGGACACCGACGACCTCGAAGGCCTGGTGGCCGAGGCGATTGTGGGCCGTATGGGCAACTGCGGGCAGGCATGCAACGCAGCCAAGCGGTTTGTGGTCCTCGCCGAGGTCTACGACGCGTTCGTGGAGCGGTTCGCGGAGGGCGTGGCGGCGATCCGGGTGGGCGATCCGCTGGACGAGGGCACCACGATGGGGCCATTGTCCTCTTTTGCCGCGCGGGACGAGGTTGCCGCGCAGGTGGATGATGCCCTGGCGAAGGGAGCGGTGGCGATGGCGGGGGGCGGCATCGTCCCCGGGCCCGGAGCATACTTCCAGCCGACTGTGCTGACCGGAGTTGGGCCGGGTATGCGCGCTTGGGGCGAGGAGATCTTCGGTCCTGTTGCTGTGGTTCACAAGGTGGCCGATACAGCCGAAGCGATCCGGGTCGCCAATGACTCCCCCTACGGTCTGTCGGCGTCCGTGCACACGACCGATCCGGATAGAGCTCTGGAGCTGGTGGATCTCCTTGACGCCGGAATGGTGTACATCAATGAGTCGCCGTCGACGGCAGCTGACCTGCCCTTCGGTGGTGTCAAGCGCAGTGGCTACGGCCGTGAGCTGGGCCGTCTGGGCATCCTTGAGTTCGCCAACCGCAAGCTGATCAAGCTACGCAAGTAG
- a CDS encoding PDR/VanB family oxidoreductase, whose translation MMFAETVLHEPELDLVVRSARAESDGVRSLELTPVNDGERLPRWTPGAHIDVMLGTGPNALVRQYSLCGDTATVDSWQIAVLRTTDSRGGSQYIHERIQVGDVVRVRGPRNHFALAGSPRYLFIAGGIGITPILPMITEVEAAGADWHLVYGGRNRDSMAFVDRLAAHSEKVTLVPQDERGPIDLDALLGTPEPDTLVYCCGPAGLLDAVEAKCRSWPSSALRVERFAPVATDGAENRAFTVVLQRSGLTLTVPSDKSIYSVCRENDVSVLASCLEGICGTCETEVLDGEVEHRDAILDEDERASNTTMMICVSRCHGDKLTLDL comes from the coding sequence ATGATGTTCGCCGAGACCGTGCTTCATGAACCCGAACTGGACCTGGTGGTTCGTTCGGCCCGAGCCGAGTCCGACGGAGTCCGCTCGCTCGAACTCACCCCGGTCAACGACGGCGAGCGGCTCCCGCGCTGGACCCCCGGCGCGCACATCGACGTCATGCTGGGCACCGGGCCCAACGCTTTGGTACGGCAGTACTCGCTCTGCGGCGACACCGCGACGGTCGACAGCTGGCAGATCGCGGTTCTGAGGACAACCGACTCGCGCGGCGGCTCCCAGTACATCCACGAACGGATCCAGGTGGGAGACGTCGTCAGGGTCCGCGGGCCACGCAATCATTTCGCACTGGCCGGAAGCCCCCGGTACCTCTTCATCGCGGGCGGGATCGGAATCACCCCGATCCTTCCGATGATCACCGAGGTCGAGGCAGCAGGCGCCGACTGGCACCTGGTCTACGGAGGCCGCAACCGGGACTCGATGGCCTTCGTCGACCGGCTGGCGGCACACAGCGAGAAGGTCACCCTGGTTCCGCAGGACGAGCGGGGGCCGATCGACCTCGATGCGCTCCTGGGCACGCCCGAGCCGGACACCCTGGTCTACTGCTGTGGACCCGCCGGGCTGCTCGATGCCGTCGAAGCCAAGTGCCGCTCCTGGCCCTCATCAGCACTGCGCGTGGAACGGTTCGCGCCCGTCGCGACAGACGGCGCGGAGAACCGGGCGTTCACGGTGGTCCTGCAACGATCGGGCCTGACCCTCACCGTGCCCAGCGACAAGTCCATCTACAGCGTGTGCCGTGAGAACGACGTATCGGTGCTCGCCTCCTGTCTGGAGGGTATCTGCGGGACCTGCGAGACCGAGGTCCTGGACGGTGAGGTGGAGCACCGTGACGCGATCCTCGACGAGGACGAGCGGGCCAGCAACACCACCATGATGATCTGTGTCTCCCGTTGCCACGGCGACAAGCTCACCCTGGACCTGTGA
- a CDS encoding alcohol dehydrogenase catalytic domain-containing protein, which produces MATSPNEAVIDVLGCGVCHSDLHVADGHIGRTPIILGHEVVGVDNRIGPVMVYAPWGCRRPECRECSSGKEMTCPDSHEAGVLDNGGYAEKMLVPQRDYLIPIEGLDPLQVAPLACGGLTAFRAVRRATSRWESGRRARALVIGAGGLGQYAVQFLTRSTGAHVTVTDPLPARLAVARELGADVTLAPDDIGGEPYDSVIDFVGAESTLQSAVMAVRRGGVVVLVGLFGGAVPFGLGRLPSEAWLTTSIWGSPADLRALLDLAQREPLRHVVEHLPLDQANRAHELLRSGQSRGRIVLTIA; this is translated from the coding sequence GTGGCCACCTCCCCCAACGAGGCCGTGATCGATGTCCTCGGGTGCGGGGTCTGCCATTCAGACCTCCACGTAGCTGATGGGCACATCGGTCGGACGCCGATCATCTTGGGTCACGAAGTGGTGGGCGTAGACAACCGGATCGGACCGGTCATGGTCTATGCTCCATGGGGCTGTCGCCGTCCCGAATGTCGGGAGTGCTCATCGGGCAAAGAGATGACCTGTCCGGACAGTCATGAAGCGGGAGTCCTTGACAACGGCGGCTACGCCGAGAAGATGCTCGTGCCGCAGCGGGACTACCTGATCCCGATAGAAGGCCTCGACCCCCTCCAAGTCGCACCTCTGGCGTGCGGCGGGCTGACCGCCTTCCGCGCCGTGCGGCGAGCCACCTCCCGGTGGGAGTCCGGCCGCCGGGCACGGGCACTCGTGATCGGCGCGGGGGGCCTCGGACAGTACGCCGTTCAGTTCCTCACCCGGAGCACAGGCGCACACGTGACCGTGACCGATCCCCTGCCGGCCAGGCTCGCCGTCGCGCGGGAGCTGGGAGCCGACGTAACGCTGGCTCCGGACGACATCGGCGGGGAACCGTACGACTCCGTGATCGACTTCGTCGGCGCCGAATCGACGCTGCAATCCGCCGTGATGGCCGTACGGCGTGGAGGAGTCGTCGTGCTGGTGGGCCTGTTCGGAGGAGCCGTCCCTTTCGGCCTCGGCCGTCTGCCCAGTGAAGCCTGGCTGACGACAAGTATCTGGGGAAGTCCCGCTGACTTGCGGGCCCTGCTCGACCTGGCACAGCGCGAGCCGCTGCGTCACGTAGTCGAGCACCTTCCGCTCGACCAGGCGAACCGGGCGCACGAGTTGCTGCGCTCCGGTCAGTCACGGGGCCGCATCGTCCTCACCATCGCGTGA